The genomic interval CGCGGTAGGTGAGGCCCGTGTCGAGATGGTGGAAGCCATATTGCTCGGCGATGCGGCGCGAAAGCGTGCCCTTGCCGGCCGCCGCCGGGCCGTCGATGGCGATGATGAAAGTCTTTGCTGCCATGGGTCAATCCTGCGATGATGCGCGAAAGAGGTCGATCTGCGGAAATGCGGCTGGAACATCGGGAAGTTGACGGCGCTGCGGCGCAGAACCGCGCATCGCGTAATCCGCTGTCACTGCAGCACATTTCCTCCGAAGCTTCGGCTTGGCCGGCGGCAGCCTTACCCCGCTTCCGTTCCTGCCGCGGCTCGTTACCACAAACACCAGGAGCGGTCATCCGTCGGTAGGCGAAAACGCCCGTGCCGCGATCATAAAGTTTGGCTTTGACATGGGAAGCCACAGCGATTAAGGGGACCGGCTTATAAATTCCGATGGAACGCCGGCTTGAACGGCATTTTGCCGAATCGCGGATTCGGCCATTCTCACGAGGCTTATAGTGGCGAAAGCGGAACTTGGAACCAAGCGCACCGATCCGGAAACCGGCAAGAAGTTTTATGATCTGAACCGGGATCCAATCGTTTCTCCTTATACCGGTAAATCCTACCCCCTGTCCTTCTTCGAGGAAACCTCGGCGATATCAGATGTTGCCGAAGAAGACGAGGTTGCCGAAGTCGATACCGAAAACACCGAAGTCGAGCTCGTCTCGCTTGAGGATGCCGATGACGCCGCCTCCGGCGACGACATTCCCGATATGGGCGACGACGATGTCGAAATCGAAGGCGATGACGACGACGATACCTTCCTCACGCCCGACGAAGATGATGACGATGACGACATGAGCGACATCATCGGCGTCACCGGCGACGAAGACGAAGTCTGATCGGACTAATGCCGGCCCGGATGACAAAAAAAATCCGGGTCGGATTTTTTAGGCTTGCTATCTGCGAAAACCGCAAGTAAGAAGCCGCCACTCCAGAGGAAACGCCCTCCGGAGCATCCCAGGACCGGCCACGCCGGACCGCCTTGATGGGGCTATAGCTCAGCTGGGAGAGCGCTTGCATGGCATGCAAGAGGTCAGCGGTTCGATCCCGCTTAGCTCCACCAGCCTACGCTCTTCGAGCTTCGGCTCGGCAAGCCG from Rhizobium lentis carries:
- a CDS encoding TIGR02300 family protein, whose translation is MAKAELGTKRTDPETGKKFYDLNRDPIVSPYTGKSYPLSFFEETSAISDVAEEDEVAEVDTENTEVELVSLEDADDAASGDDIPDMGDDDVEIEGDDDDDTFLTPDEDDDDDDMSDIIGVTGDEDEV